GTGGAAACTGAAATCACCTTGCCGTGTTTCTGAATATTTTAGGTGATTCCCACTGTCCTGCCTTTTATTCTAAAATGACTTTACCTGTTTCATTTAGCTCTCAGGATATACAGTAGAGCTATTACGTTTCTGTTGCCCTTGAAACACATTCatctataatatttcttttccaTCTACTTAAAAGAAATAAACCAAACAGACGAAATTATTCAATCAACTTGaaatataattgattaattatCTTTTTCCATAATTATCATTAGTGACTCCGACAATTGTCATCCCTATGAAAACCATTTAAAAaggccaaaatataaaaaaattgatgCCCAGCAAAAATGAATATTGTCCAAAAAAATAATTcgtttatataaatgaaatattgacCTGTGAGAGAGATGGCTACATAATTGAGGCTTACTAGGTGCTCTCAAAACAAGGATGTATGTTAACTAAAAAGTAATTACTGATAAAAAACTAATATCATTAACAGGTCTGTAATCAATGAATTCTCGTACAGTACAATGACGATTTTTGTAGGGCTATTCCTTTCCCGGAGGTTTCTTCTTACTCTCGTATTGTCAcgtcaaaaaagaaataataataataataataataataataataataataataataataataataataataataataataataataataataataataataataataataataataacaggctggAAATACTTTATAACTATGAAGTAAAAATTCGAAGAAAGAAGAATCAGCGCATTTACCCAATGGTAAATTTTATGCTAAATTTAAAGAAAGCGTTTAAGAAAGAAACGACTCCAGTAAGACCTTAGAACCAGACTTGCACAAAAACAAATGTTATTTGATTTcatctttttccttaattttgcTAATAAACTGGAATCCCTTTAGTCATTAGGGAGATGGGCGGGcacctctcattattattattattattattattattattattattattattattattattattattattaatcttacttgctaagctatattcctaattggaaaagcaggatgctataagcccaggaaccccaacagggaaaatatctcagtggggaaagggaacaaggaaaaattaaatattttaagaacagtgacaacattaaactaaaaatgttctatataaactgtaaaaacttaacaaaacaagaggaagaaaaataagatagaatagtgtggccgagtgtatcctcaagcaaaagaactctgccccaagacagcggaagaccatggcacagaggctatggcactaccgaagactagagatcaatggtttgatttcggattgtccttcttctagaattATATTCGAATTATAGTACAAATTATAACGTTAGCCAAAATTAGAAacataaacagaaaaataattagaatatgTTAAGGATATGATGTAAACGTTCAATACGTAATCATTTCCTTATCTATCGTCATATGAGTGAATTAGATAACAtagaatacatgtttttttttttttttcaacaaaggaAAGGGTCACCATTAATCACGCCAATATAAAATTCATCGTGATTTCGGAAAATAGTTTTTCAATATAGTTTATGAATCTCACAACCTTAAGCCATTTCCCTTAACAGCATGTGACCTCATAGAATCAGAAATAAGGATCCTGAGACAAAAAAAATCACAATAGAAGTTCCGAATCCTTCAACACAAACTGTACTTTTCacctgtattttcttttttaaatcacacTAGTATTAATGAAACTGTACTCCAATGTATTtgtatattgtggaggatttatttttgctttattttatttttgtttttgccaaatcctgagagagagagagagagagagattgtgttagcgagcgaaagtagttaggttaacgatcatttgtggtgagaaagactgttggtataaatgagattgtttgtttacatgttttagttaggttacgacagtggtgaatgtttcggagcgaatgcttttttatttgactgcagcataaggcagttgtgtgagagctggattatatatatatttttccgaccagcgtggaagtgttttttgattttcaaagctgcgattcctcctttggtgaggctaactcctttggagtgaccgaattttgaaagtggatttattgttgatgacctggcctgtattaagattttgtttgtcccgctcatttgactgctcaactgttgacgacctggcctgtgtatttggattgatgatgatgatgatgacgatgatgatgatgatgatgatactggcacctgtgactcaaggagttgaggccgatatggcatagagagagagactcctgtttaccatatagtggtagttgccttgaaaagacagttcggcttgtgtgtggcgtcagtgctggtgtcgcaatatttataaacatatattttgagttggtgtgcggtttagatttaagtttgttagggttttttgcgtttatttggatggggtttatggtatatatagtgtaaagtttttgatgctggtgattctagtttaaagtgttaagttttgattagtttaaagttttttttggatggtttggtttgatttattatagtttgtaagaaatatatagttttaaggtcatgtttttgttttgtttttgtccttttgtccaagagtcccgctgctgataacgtaaggggaaaggttgtattgaggagacattggtctgtttagagtgattcaagggtgtgggggttgtttttgcaacatcccgccacattattttggcgcccgaacagggactgctgaggcgggactgaagctggactgttggacgaaggacggaattaggttaagaatttaggattaaggttgatgaaaaatggaagagcagaacaagttactgaaggaggaattgcggctgagtaaggagcgtgaggagaggttgctaatagagaatgagaggttgaactgggagaatgcggcgatgcagaaggagcttagggagttaaaggggacagtagagagagtggaagaatgtgttgagatgaggatgcgagagaatgaagaacgaatggagaaacgaatggaagatatgatggggcaagtcatggggatgatgaaaactataatgggtgaaggtgcagtcggaggagtgtcctcagcttcgggtaatgggttggtagtgaaagagaaggttaaggtaggtgataatgggaaaggaagtgatagtgatagtagtaatagtgatggtgatattgaagataagggaattaggcatagtaaggatgaacagaaaggggagaggaaagatgaaaggaaaggtaaaagtgatgtgaagaaagggaagaaaaagtatcaggctgatagcaaggacgatcgtgaatgggtgaaagtggtaagtaagaaaaagggtaagaaaggaatggttaaggataggaatttaagtgtggaagtggattcattatattcgaatgaggaagaaggtaacaagggagtagacagtgatgatagcagtgagaatgaacgtgatgtgtgtaagactgtgtttatgagagaggtacctcggtgtgaaaggttcaatgagcatagcagtagggatgtaaatgattttttcaaggagtatgagaggtattgtcaggataagtatggtgatagtaaaagagtttgggctagggagttaggagaatatttgactgggtatttgttgacgatgtatggagtgataatgagtgtaggggacgttgattatgaaagtgtgaaaacgagaataattgagcaggtaaaacgtatgaaagggagtgttaagtataagcgtaagaatgattttgatgaggcaaggatgaatgcaggagaagctatatcaatgtacgtatgtaggttggaaactttagctaggaagaagtatggggatgaaggtataaatgagaataaggagttaatgaggaagtttttggcaacagtacctgagaatgtgtgtgaatttattaatttgaaacgcaaagagaaaatgaggtggacgcaagagagattgacatgggatgatatactagagatagttgaggattatgagttagataggtgcatgaaagaaagtaaatctgtgagtgtaagaactggaatggaagaaagtgtaatagaatttggtagttataaggacgcaattttgagaggaccaatgagggtagctgataatgtagtagataggagtgttagggcgagtaatgtgggaatacctgtaaggacaaatgaagggtttaggcaagggaatcaggtttggagggataggagtgctagtgcgccgcaagataggtcaggtagttgtatccgtgaagagaagtgttatagatgtgggaaagtaggacataagaagaatgaatgtagatgggctcttggtgcttgttttggatgtggtgaggtagggcatagaattagcgagtgcacgaaagagaaaggggtaaaatgttatcggtgtggtatgacagggcacatagcgagtggatgtcggagtaatcgtacaaatgtgatttgcggtaattgtggtaaggatgggcattatgctagaatgtgcaaggagccacggggtaagtgtactgaatgtggtgcagatgggcatgtagctagggtatgtaggaagaagggaggaaatcagccaggatgttcgggaaactagagtgtaagagggttcagctgggtgagtcctcgagtgtgtgcggagtgaatgtgatgcatgttcgtgaaggtttattacatgaagacgtgatgggcgaaagagcttatgactgcatgagtgcaaaagtaaattttaatggaatagagctagttggtctgattgatactggttgtggtgtcaatttaatgtttaggaatgcatacgataaggtaagggatgtgtgtgaatttagggggtgtaaaggtgaagtgaaagggatcggtaatttaagtatgtctgtgcaaggaaagttacgagaaaatgttatgattggggggctgatgatggaagataatgatttttatgtggttgagggagtaaatgacaaatacgatgtgttgttaggttataacttcttgaaaaaatgcggtatgattgtacatcctagtgtaaatatgatagagatgaaagttaagggtaaattttgtggggaattttatttgaatgaagatggtagtgtatgtacgaaggtatggaaaggtgtgccgttaatagcaaaagaaggtgttaaattgtctaaagatgcgagtgaggttgtcagtgtaaaagttgcatggccgaatagtctgggaattgccaatagtgacaattgtgaatatgtagtggaaggttcggaagcaagtaatttggtgaaagcaagtgtgcatgtgtatgatggtattttgaatttgcaggagccgaaggtgtatgtgagcttgttgccgactgtaaggaggaagagaatacggggtatacgtgagggtgattgtatgggatgtatgtatacgttggtcaatgtagaggatgaaaggtatgttaaattgagacgggttatgacgggtaagataaagccggatgacgattgggactatgaaagtttgaaagaaagaattaatgtagatgagaatgggatgagtaaatggttgaaaaggaacaagggtgaacctagtatgtatgaggacttaggtctggaaggtaaacagttagtgttagtagaatataagaaaaggaagaatacaagagctttaagtaaagatgaaagaaggggaaattttataagtaaaagtgagaatagaaataagtatgacaagggtgtaaatgtgcaagtgtgtatggaagataaatgtgttaatacagatgaatcatggctgagtatgaatgatacctatagtgtgtgtggcttttccttaggtgatgtaaaagaaaggatgacgaatgcgagagtgagagatgggagaatgattagtagtatgaatgaatcttttactaaagttgagaatgtttttgatgaaatggatgaactgtttacagaaatgagtgtaattatagggccagatgagaacgaggtagatatgattgtacatgatatattagatgatagggatttagataggaatagtgttaatgtagctaatgattgtgataaggaagaagtgaatgagagagtatatggaggcccagttactcggagtagaggtcccgttcccgactgcgactgggttatgaaaaaaataatgtaagtgttgtgtgagaaggatttggcaaagtaaggggggaggaatgtggaggatttatttttgctttattttatttttgtttttgccaaatcctgagagagagagagagagagagagattgtgttagcgagcgaaagtagttaggttaacgatcatttgtggtgagaaagactgttggtataaatgagattgtttgtttacatgttttagttaggttacgacagtggtgaatgtttcggagcgaatgcttttttatttgactgcagcataaggcagttgtgtgagagctggattatatatatattttttcgaccagcgtggaagtgttttttgattttcaaagctgcgattcctcctttggtgaggctaactcctttggagtgaccgaattttgaaagtggatttattgttgatgacctggcctgtattaagattttgtttgtcccgctcatttgactgctcaactgttgacgacctggcctgtgtatttggattgatgatgatgatgatgacgatgatgatgatgatgatgatactggcacctgtgactcaaggagttgaggccgatatggcatagagagagagactcctgtttaccatatagtggtagttgccttgaaaagacagttcggcttgtgtgtggcgtcagtgctggtgtcgcaatatttataaacatatattttgagttggtgtgcggtttagatttaagtttgttagggttttttgcgtttatttggatggggtttatggtatatatagtgtaaagtttttgatgctggtgattctagtttaaagtgttaagttttgattagtttaaagttttttttggatggtttggtttgatttattatagtttgtaagaaatatatagttttaaggtcatgtttttgttttgtttttgtccttttgtccaagagtcccgctgctgataacgtaaggggaaaggttgtattgaggagacattggtctgtttagagtgattcaagggtgtgggggttgtttttgcaacatcccgccacaatatcaacaaataatattgatatattactAAATATTACATGTTAAGAAAATTTTTTTCAAGTGGACAAATTTGGCACTCTCGTTGAGTATTAAAAGGATATGATCTTTTTCGGATATGGAAAGCGGTCAGTTAAGACCTCTCAAAGTAAACTAAGTAACAAGAAAGAATATGGGCAACTGATTAGCAACTATAATAGCATACAAcctaagtttatttttatttttgtgacgtCACTTGAatcgtagatttttttttcatccgaTTATTCTGTATTTCCAgagtatttgaaaaaaagaattatCCACTTAATCCAATTACCATCTTCCAAACACGGACATTTTAAGCGGTCGATTAATGTCAAAGCTTTACCCTGTTCAAAGTTAAAAAGTCAACAAACGACTTCAAATTCacgtttttctttccttttaatgccACCCTATTAGGCTTAGCTATCTTAAATGGTTCCGGATAATTTCTATATAGACTGATTTATATACTATTCCTTTACACCAACATACTCTTTCTCTCTATCACTCTCAGTATCGACCATGATTTAAACTTACTAAATGTAAGATATGTAATTtaactcttatttttattttctttaactatatatatatatatatatatatatatatatatatatatatatatatatatatatataattcagttaaATTATTATTTGAAGTACTTTTAACAATCTCATTAAAAAAGTTGATTTTCATATGTTTATGAATATCGAATAGTTTGTACATCGAAAGCTAAAAACTTGTATTGCTTGGAAATTCGTAATTTAGCTATTCCGATTATCAGTTTCAATTACAGGTAATTCATAAAGTTATACTCTTTGTCAATGAAAGGTTACCAGAGGGGCACAGTGACcaggaaatagcaaataattttctagtattctttacagacaaattagaaaatataactaggtcatttacaaatgTTCAATATCATATAAGTGCTACACCACATTCACAGATAAAAACGAGATTCAATAATTTAACAAATGACAATGTCACCCGaactatcaagagagcaaagaaaataaactgtgcgatcgatccaatgCTAATACCTGAAGTAActagagaaagaaacttttctaatcTAAATGATATAATTATGAGAACTGTAAACACAAGCATCGAGGACTGTAAATTTTCCAAAACTAGGAAAATTGCTGTAgatacaccggttctgaaaagtgttctagattatcaggaattatgCTCGTATAggcctatttcgaatctatccttcatCTCAAGTGCTATAATATGCAATTATTGagcaactaattagtcacttagaagaaatagaaactttgtcagacaaccagtctgcttacagaaaattatactctacggagacagttatctgttctgttgtaaatgatatgctggaaatgatggatgaaaatccATGTGGTATTTCAATATTAATTCATCTTAAGTGTTATTTTTAGTACAATTGTggatgaactgctactaaataatcTGTTtcccatcggtattgaagatcaagcttttgaatacctaaaagactacttggttgacagaaattacagtaagcaaattggaaactcttattcatcatatgaagctttaaacagaggggtacctcaggggagtgtatgGAGCcaaatcttattttgtatctatactattggtcggtcaaaaatactacaaaggcatggagtgaagatCAAACTATTcacagatgatacacaatttcacttttccataaatgatatagacgacaccactgaaactttaaactgaattcttgCCAGTTGTAGGGAAtgaatgacaatcaaacaactaaaattaaattgaGATAAAAGTAAGTTTagagtagtttaaaaaaaaaaaaaacatcgttagaAACTTGggtcatattcaaataaacattaataacaaaTCTGCTCCGATAACTAGTAACGTTCGTGATCTAGGAGTATTTctggactgtaacctgtctctaaatgcccaaatatatattgtattaaaacTGCTGGATATCATCTcggaaatattgcttttatatataaGTACCTGGATgagcattctgtaaagaaacttacgataaactgtgttattaccaggatttacTACTGTAACCCCATCTACTGCAATTTACTAAAAGTGcatcttaagaaattacaaaatacaaTAAATAGAGGAGTAAGACTGCTAAAAGGTCTTTCAACCCGAGAAAGGACCACGTCTGTAATAACTGATTTATACTGGCTGCTTATTAATGGTACAATtgggtttaaaatatgtacaataaccaatcaagttatcagattgggacgtccaaaatatctaagagaactcctacatattgtgcagccacaAATCGTGCTGAAATGAGAAGGTTTACAGATGGCTTCAATATCATCGGAACCTAAATATATGGTTACTGTAGGCTCTAGACTAGAGCCTtagaatatgcggccccgagattaTGCAATAAGCTCCTACTAGATATCcggaagactgaagatattaagactttcaagaggaaactgaagacttttttgttcTCTAAGTGTTTCAATAGtgttgatttgacaataaacgagcaatatgcggtatgaaatgttgaataatTTGAAACGAACATGATAGAATGATTGTGAATGTCCTAAAGAAAtctgggttcccctgctgtatagaactagaaaagcagcccttaaagtaagtagtagtagtagtagtagtagtagtagtagtagtagtagttgtagtaataatagtattagtagtagtagtagtagtaacaacaacaacaagaacaacaacacaggaagttttaataataataataataataataataataataatgataatttccttaCTTTTTTCTGAGGACACaagaagttttaataataataataataataataataataataataataaaaataataataataataataataataataataataataataataatcttgcttgCCAGGGGAGTCAGTAGCCTTCCTGCGTTCACTTAGACAAGGCGGtcacctgagagtgtcggctgtTCTAATGTTAGGTGATCTAACCTTCATTATTTCCAGTGGTGGAGTCAAGTTGCAACGCATTTCAATGAGGCTTGCAGTTGAAGTGATGAAtgaagttgttgttttgttgtttgaGATTGTCCGGAGCTTTCGTCCCGGATGGGTGACTGTCGACAAAATTTGTAGCACCCAAGGGCAAGGAGTGTGTTATAAGGCAGTGGCTCAGCACAAAGCATAACTATCAGTGTTAATCTTGCTCATACAAAGTCGACCCAATCAACTTGCTCACAGCACAATCAAGCATAGGAGCGTAATTGGCAGGATATAAAAACCAGGCCCTATTTGAAACTTAAGAGGAGCTTTAGTGGTAAAGAAAGGTTTAATAGTAGTTAGTCCCCGTGAGTAAAAGAGACtaggagaggagtgaaggaattcATGTAGGAGAAAAGAAGGAGCAGTTATAAGGTATAACAACTTATCTTTGCTCAAAGAGAAGGGGAAAGCAAGGGACTAAGGAAAGATTGGAAAACAGTCTGCACATTAAGGGGAATTAAAACAAAACAGTGCAGACTCAGGATACAAGTTGGAGGATGACAGGAATAATTGGTTCAAGAGTTGGTTGGTCAAGGATGGCTTTGAAGGGAGAGGTTTTCAGAGGGTGGGGAGGGAGGAGGTATAAGGGAAGGGGAAGGTGTAGGTACGATAAGGGTAACTGGGTCAGGGATGATGGCTGGAACAGGTATGGTGGTTGGGTGATAGACTGACTTGCGACGTGGGACTCTCTGCTCCTTGGGTAGCTGTGCCAATGCTCCTGCTGCTGCAGAAGATGGTGCCTGCATCAGAGCTGCTGCTAGTGTGGTTGTTGGTGGAGGGACTTCACTGCTTTGATCCTCTTCAAGCGCTCTGGACTACTCAAGTTCCAGGCGTGATGAGAGAGGGCACAATTGGGCAATTAGTGAAGGTCCCTCTCCTTCCTTGTGTGCATCAATGCTTCTCCCCATAGGGTGTCTCCTGCAGCAGACACCAAGGACTGTTGCGCTTCATCAGTCATCCTTGTGGCGTCTGAAGCGTTGGCAATTGTAGCACCTCATGAGTTTGGGATTGAAGTCCTCATTGGGGAAGATTCTAGGACTATTGGAAAATGGCCGATGAAAGTGGCAGTGATTTGTTGAAGTGGCATCCTGATAGGGTACTTGCGGACCACGGCTTTCCTCAGCTTATTTTCAGGATGAAGGAATATCAGGAAGGTTTACCCTTTGAATAGGGATGACGCTTTCCTGGTTCTTTGGGGTGATGACAAGGTCGTCTTTGAGGTTGGCTCTGGCTGTGATCCGTAAAGTATTGTGTACATCTGTGATAGAAGAAACTGCTGCATACGATGGCACTTTGCCATTGGATGGCAGCTTCAACTTGGGAGGCCATCCTGGATCTTGTGAGGTGGACAGCGGCTGTGGTGCTGGTGAGGTGGACTGCGGATCTAATATTGGTGAGGTAGACACAGACTCTACTGCTTGAGGAAGAGTGACAGTTGCTTAACCGAGAAGCTGTTTCAGGCATTCCCTGCAGTTGTGGTCCAGTAGATGTCCCTCTGCCTGATTAAGTGACAGAGCTGCTGTGTCTGTCTTATGTTCTGAGATGGTTGAAAATGGACAGGAGAGCAGTGGAGCAGCAGAAATCTAGGCTGGAATGTCGGTAGGTGGTTTCACagtcttccccttcttcttctcaGTACCAGAGGGCCAACTGGGGCAAGCGAGAAGGTAGAAACAGGATTGGTGGCAGGTGCTCTGGGAGTTATATGGTAAGGAGCAGGAGAGGTGGAGGGAGGGGTAATAGATTTAGGCCGTTTGGAAGAGGCAGGGTTATCCAGGGTCTTCAAAAGCTCCTCCAAATTGCCTGGAAAATAGAACGGTGATGGAAGTTCTACATGAGCGTTGTACAGTGGCAGGGTTGTTTTGTACAGTGAGGCTCCCTTTTTCTACTGGTCATAATTTGATATACAAGATCATGGTATAGGTTACAAGGGTCACATCGGCACCATATCTTGTAATAAATTGCATCTAAGATGAACTGCTCAGCCATGACGAGCTCTTGGGCAAGGGGCATGGATGCAATGAAGTAAGTCACTATAAACTGGTAGTATGCCTGGCACTGCTTGCATGGTTTCTGGCCTTGGTGACATTGGTCTTGACAAGGTTGATGTCGCTTGTCTTAGCGTGACCAACAGGTGATAGTCCTGCTATAGGTGCTCATTTGTCAGTCGACAGTCTACGGCAGGGCTGAAAATTTCAGCCCAGCAGAAGACTGGACTCCGAGTCTAATTCTCAACTAGCTGAAAAGGCAGTTTTTTGGCAGCTAGCCAAGTCTAAGGATGACAGTGGCTGGTGCTAATCTCACTGGGAGATTCTTCTGGAAGGTTTACTCAGCTCGGGAGCTGAGCAAAGATTGTGTGGTAAATGAAGGCTTCGGGGCTCTATTTATATGAAACTGGGTAGGGTTTCATTACGGGAGTCGAATTCTCATTGTCTGCGAACGCCCTGTGGACAAAGGTAGTAGCTGTGTCAAGGAGATTTACCTCCTTGAGCTGTGTTGGGAGGCGCACTGCGGGCTGAGCAATGGGTCAGGAGATTGGGTAGCTGCAGTGCTATGTGTGCGAGATTCCCGGTTATAGTAATCTGCTATGTCATTGGTCGAGGCGCTCACTGGGAAAGGCTCTTTTTCAGGCATCTTAAAATGCTGTTCCACTCATTGGTGCTTCCATTGTTGGTGTTGTCACTGGTGTGGCTCATTGAAGTTGAAGGGGGTGGGGGAAGTGGTCCTTTGGCAGgtagtgaggatgcagacactaaataAACTACCGAGTTGGAGCATAACTCGATCACCGTTCAgctcaaggacgtttccaatagaccaccagaACCCCTTACCAATCATATTCCAAGGTTCGAATTAAAAGTAGGGTGCAGCACATTAGGGAAATTCTTTTAAAACCCACTGAACCAAAGTTGACCTGAATAGTTCATTAGATACCAGGTAGCTAATCCAGATTATTGGGTTTCAGTCCGAGAACAAAAAAGTGGGAAATAACAAATATGTAGCATAGAGTAACTTTCATATAGCctgaaatattaaaatttggtcacaattttccataattatttcaaataataaaattgaGCACTCTATAAAAAATTTTCTGCTTCTTTACCCTTCAAGTCTCTAAACCTGCAAGGAAGAAAATACTAGACTTTAAGCAGCAAAAAAAGtcgtttttaattttcatattttccacgAATTGTTATCCCAAGAAATAAAAAGATAGGACACGTCTTATTTGGCACATCCTGCTTCATTGTGTAAAAGGAAAGGGATCCTTTCTTTTTGGTCCTTTCAAATTTTTTCACTCGTACTTCTCTTATACTTGTTCTCTCCAACCTTACATTCTGTGACTTCTTTGATAATTCATTTCTTCTTCCGATTTTCGATATTTTACCTTTGTCATtgattgaacaaaaaaaaatctttatatttcctTCAACATGTCTGATCTTCATTATCTTCCATTAATtccttttcctttaatttttttattttcgtgGTATTCTTTATCAGGAGACTATTAAACAAA
Above is a window of Palaemon carinicauda isolate YSFRI2023 chromosome 6, ASM3689809v2, whole genome shotgun sequence DNA encoding:
- the LOC137642962 gene encoding anti-sigma-I factor RsgI2-like, whose amino-acid sequence is MPLAQELVMAEQFILDAIYYKIWCRCDPCNLEELLKTLDNPASSKRPKSITPPSTSPAPYHITPRAPATNPVSTFSLAPVGPLSTSPAPQPLSTSQDPGWPPKLKLPSNGKVPSYAAVSSITDVHNTLRITARANLKDDLVITPKNQESVIPIQRSRALEEDQSSEVPPPTTTLAAALMQAPSSAAAGALAQLPKEQRVPRRKSVYHPTTIPVPAIIPDPVTLIVPTPSPSLIPPPSPPSENLSLQSHP